One Cygnus atratus isolate AKBS03 ecotype Queensland, Australia chromosome 6, CAtr_DNAZoo_HiC_assembly, whole genome shotgun sequence DNA segment encodes these proteins:
- the NR4A2 gene encoding nuclear receptor subfamily 4 group A member 2 isoform X1: protein MPCVQAQYGSSPQGASPASQSYSYHSSGEYSSDFLTPEFVKFSMDLTNTEITATTSLPSFSTFMDNYNTSYDVKPPCLYQMPLSGQQSSIKVEDIQMHSYQQHGHLPPQSEEMMSHSGSVYYKPSSPPTPSTPGFQVQHGPVWDDPGSLHNFHPNYVATTHMIEQRKTPVSRLSLFSFKQSPPGTPVSSCQMRFDGPLHVPMNPEPAGAHHGVDGQAFAVPNPIRKQPSMAFPGLQLGHAPQLLDSQVPSPPSRGSPSNEGLCAVCGDNAACQHYGVRTCEGCKGFFKRTVQKNAKYVCLANKNCPVDKRRRNRCQYCRFQKCLAVGMVKEVVRTDSLKGRRGRLPSKPKSPQEPSPPSPPVSLISALVRAHVDSNPAMTSLDYSRFQANPDYQMSGDDTQHIQQFYDLLTGSMEIIRGWAEKIPGFTDLPKTDQDLLFESAFLELFVLRLAYRSNPVEGKLIFCNGVVLHRLQCVRGFGEWIDSIVEFSSNLQNMNIDISAFSCIAALAMVTERHGLKEPKRVEELQNKIVNCLKDHVTFNNGGLNRPNYLSKLLGKLPELRTLCTQGLQRIFYLKLEDLVPPPAIIDKLFLDTLPF, encoded by the exons ATGCCCTGTGTTCAGGCTCAGTATGGGTCTTCGCCGCAAGGAGCCAGCCCGGCCTCCCAGAGCTACAGTTACCACTCTTCAGGAGAATACAGCTCCGATTTCTTAACTCCAGAGTTTGTCAAGTTTAGCATGGACCTCACCAACACTGAAATCACTGCCACCACTTCTCTCCCCAGCTTCAGTACCTTTATGGACAACTACAACACAAGCTACGACGTGAAGCCACCTTGCTTGTACCAAATGCCCCTGTCCGGACAGCAGTCCTCCATTAAGGTGGAAGACATTCAGATGCACAGCTACCAGCAGCACGGCCACCTGCCCCCCCAGTCCGAGGAGATGATGTCCCACTCGGGCTCCGTGTACTACAAGCCCTCGTCGCCCCCGACCCCCTCCACGCCCGGCTTCCAGGTGCAGCACGGCCCCGTGTGGGACGACCCCGGCTCCCTGCACAACTTCCACCCCAACTACGTGGCCACCACGCACATGATCGAGCAGCGGAAGACGCCCGTCTCCCGCCTCTCGCTCTTCTCCTTCAAGCAGTCGCCCCCCGGCACGCCCGTCTCCAGCTGCCAGATGCGCTTCGATGGGCCCCTGCACGTGCCCATGAACCCCGAGCCGGCCGGGGCGCACCACGGCGTGGACGGGCAGGCCTTCGCCGTGCCCAACCCCATCCGCAAGCAGCCCTCCATGGCCTTCCccgggctgcagctgggccacGCTCCGCAGCTGCTGGACAGCCAGGTGCCCTCGCCGCCCTCGCGGGGCTCCCCGTCCAACGAGGGGCTCTGCGCCGTCTGCGGGGACAACGCCGCCTGCCAGCACTACGGCGTGCGCACCTGCGAGGGCTGCAAGGGCTTCTTCAAG CGCACGGTGCAGAAGAACGCCAAGTACGTGTGCCTGGCCAACAAGAACTGCCCGGTGGACAAGCGCCGCCGGAACCGCTGCCAGTACTGCCGCTTCCAGAAGTGCCTCGCCGTCGGCATGGTCAAGGAGG TGGTTCGCACAGACAGCCTAAAAGGCCGGAGGGGTCGCTTGCCATCCAAACCGAAGAGCCCCCAGGAgccctctcccccctctcccccggTGAGTCTGATCAGTGCGCTGGTGAGAGCCCATGTCGACTCCAACCCGGCTATGACCAGCCTGGACTATTCCAGG TTCCAGGCTAACCCTGACTACCAGATGAGTGGAGACGACACTCAGCACATCCAGCAGTTCTACGATCTCTTGACCGGCTCCATGGAGATCATCCGAGGATGGGCAGAAAAAATCCCTGGCTTCACCGACCTTCCCAAAACAGACCAAGACCTGCTCTTTGAATCCGCCTTCCTGGAGCTGTTCGTGCTGCGGCTGGCTTACAG GTCAAACCCCGTGGAGGGCAAGCTTATCTTCTGCAACGGGGTGGTCCTGCACCGGTTGCAGTGCGTCCGGGGCTTTGGGGAATGGATTGATTCCATTGTTGAATTTTCCTCCAACTTGCAAAACATGAACATCGACATATCCGCGTTCTCTTGCATCGCTGCCCTGGCTATGGTGACAG AGAGGCATGGGCTTAAAGAACCCAAGAGGGTAGAAGAACTGCAAAACAAGATTGTAAATTGTCTCAAAGACCATGTGACTTTTAATAATGGGGGGTTGAATCGCCCCAATTATCTGTCCAAACTCTTGGGGAAGCTCCCTGAACTTCGCACGCTTTGCACGCAGGGGCTGCAGCGCATTTTCTACCTGAAACTGGAAGATTTGGTGCCACCACCAGCAATAATCGACAAACTTTTTCTGGACACTTTACCTTTTTAA
- the NR4A2 gene encoding nuclear receptor subfamily 4 group A member 2 isoform X3: MPCVQAQYGSSPQGASPASQSYSYHSSGEYSSDFLTPEFVKFSMDLTNTEITATTSLPSFSTFMDNYNTSYDVKPPCLYQMPLSGQQSSIKVEDIQMHSYQQHGHLPPQSEEMMSHSGSVYYKPSSPPTPSTPGFQVQHGPVWDDPGSLHNFHPNYVATTHMIEQRKTPVSRLSLFSFKQSPPGTPVSSCQMRFDGPLHVPMNPEPAGAHHGVDGQAFAVPNPIRKQPSMAFPGLQLGHAPQLLDSQVPSPPSRGSPSNEGLCAVCGDNAACQHYGVRTCEGCKGFFKFQANPDYQMSGDDTQHIQQFYDLLTGSMEIIRGWAEKIPGFTDLPKTDQDLLFESAFLELFVLRLAYRSNPVEGKLIFCNGVVLHRLQCVRGFGEWIDSIVEFSSNLQNMNIDISAFSCIAALAMVTERHGLKEPKRVEELQNKIVNCLKDHVTFNNGGLNRPNYLSKLLGKLPELRTLCTQGLQRIFYLKLEDLVPPPAIIDKLFLDTLPF, from the exons ATGCCCTGTGTTCAGGCTCAGTATGGGTCTTCGCCGCAAGGAGCCAGCCCGGCCTCCCAGAGCTACAGTTACCACTCTTCAGGAGAATACAGCTCCGATTTCTTAACTCCAGAGTTTGTCAAGTTTAGCATGGACCTCACCAACACTGAAATCACTGCCACCACTTCTCTCCCCAGCTTCAGTACCTTTATGGACAACTACAACACAAGCTACGACGTGAAGCCACCTTGCTTGTACCAAATGCCCCTGTCCGGACAGCAGTCCTCCATTAAGGTGGAAGACATTCAGATGCACAGCTACCAGCAGCACGGCCACCTGCCCCCCCAGTCCGAGGAGATGATGTCCCACTCGGGCTCCGTGTACTACAAGCCCTCGTCGCCCCCGACCCCCTCCACGCCCGGCTTCCAGGTGCAGCACGGCCCCGTGTGGGACGACCCCGGCTCCCTGCACAACTTCCACCCCAACTACGTGGCCACCACGCACATGATCGAGCAGCGGAAGACGCCCGTCTCCCGCCTCTCGCTCTTCTCCTTCAAGCAGTCGCCCCCCGGCACGCCCGTCTCCAGCTGCCAGATGCGCTTCGATGGGCCCCTGCACGTGCCCATGAACCCCGAGCCGGCCGGGGCGCACCACGGCGTGGACGGGCAGGCCTTCGCCGTGCCCAACCCCATCCGCAAGCAGCCCTCCATGGCCTTCCccgggctgcagctgggccacGCTCCGCAGCTGCTGGACAGCCAGGTGCCCTCGCCGCCCTCGCGGGGCTCCCCGTCCAACGAGGGGCTCTGCGCCGTCTGCGGGGACAACGCCGCCTGCCAGCACTACGGCGTGCGCACCTGCGAGGGCTGCAAGGGCTTCTTCAAG TTCCAGGCTAACCCTGACTACCAGATGAGTGGAGACGACACTCAGCACATCCAGCAGTTCTACGATCTCTTGACCGGCTCCATGGAGATCATCCGAGGATGGGCAGAAAAAATCCCTGGCTTCACCGACCTTCCCAAAACAGACCAAGACCTGCTCTTTGAATCCGCCTTCCTGGAGCTGTTCGTGCTGCGGCTGGCTTACAG GTCAAACCCCGTGGAGGGCAAGCTTATCTTCTGCAACGGGGTGGTCCTGCACCGGTTGCAGTGCGTCCGGGGCTTTGGGGAATGGATTGATTCCATTGTTGAATTTTCCTCCAACTTGCAAAACATGAACATCGACATATCCGCGTTCTCTTGCATCGCTGCCCTGGCTATGGTGACAG AGAGGCATGGGCTTAAAGAACCCAAGAGGGTAGAAGAACTGCAAAACAAGATTGTAAATTGTCTCAAAGACCATGTGACTTTTAATAATGGGGGGTTGAATCGCCCCAATTATCTGTCCAAACTCTTGGGGAAGCTCCCTGAACTTCGCACGCTTTGCACGCAGGGGCTGCAGCGCATTTTCTACCTGAAACTGGAAGATTTGGTGCCACCACCAGCAATAATCGACAAACTTTTTCTGGACACTTTACCTTTTTAA
- the NR4A2 gene encoding nuclear receptor subfamily 4 group A member 2 isoform X2 codes for MPCVQAQYGSSPQGASPASQSYSYHSSGEYSSDFLTPEFVKFSMDLTNTEITATTSLPSFSTFMDNYNTSYDVKPPCLYQMPLSGQQSSIKVEDIQMHSYQQHGHLPPQSEEMMSHSGSVYYKPSSPPTPSTPGFQVQHGPVWDDPGSLHNFHPNYVATTHMIEQRKTPVSRLSLFSFKQSPPGTPVSSCQMRFDGPLHVPMNPEPAGAHHGVDGQAFAVPNPIRKQPSMAFPGLQLGHAPQLLDSQVPSPPSRGSPSNEGLCAVCGDNAACQHYGVRTCEGCKGFFKRTVQKNAKYVCLANKNCPVDKRRRNRCQYCRFQKCLAVGMVKEVVRTDSLKGRRGRLPSKPKSPQEPSPPSPPFQANPDYQMSGDDTQHIQQFYDLLTGSMEIIRGWAEKIPGFTDLPKTDQDLLFESAFLELFVLRLAYRSNPVEGKLIFCNGVVLHRLQCVRGFGEWIDSIVEFSSNLQNMNIDISAFSCIAALAMVTERHGLKEPKRVEELQNKIVNCLKDHVTFNNGGLNRPNYLSKLLGKLPELRTLCTQGLQRIFYLKLEDLVPPPAIIDKLFLDTLPF; via the exons ATGCCCTGTGTTCAGGCTCAGTATGGGTCTTCGCCGCAAGGAGCCAGCCCGGCCTCCCAGAGCTACAGTTACCACTCTTCAGGAGAATACAGCTCCGATTTCTTAACTCCAGAGTTTGTCAAGTTTAGCATGGACCTCACCAACACTGAAATCACTGCCACCACTTCTCTCCCCAGCTTCAGTACCTTTATGGACAACTACAACACAAGCTACGACGTGAAGCCACCTTGCTTGTACCAAATGCCCCTGTCCGGACAGCAGTCCTCCATTAAGGTGGAAGACATTCAGATGCACAGCTACCAGCAGCACGGCCACCTGCCCCCCCAGTCCGAGGAGATGATGTCCCACTCGGGCTCCGTGTACTACAAGCCCTCGTCGCCCCCGACCCCCTCCACGCCCGGCTTCCAGGTGCAGCACGGCCCCGTGTGGGACGACCCCGGCTCCCTGCACAACTTCCACCCCAACTACGTGGCCACCACGCACATGATCGAGCAGCGGAAGACGCCCGTCTCCCGCCTCTCGCTCTTCTCCTTCAAGCAGTCGCCCCCCGGCACGCCCGTCTCCAGCTGCCAGATGCGCTTCGATGGGCCCCTGCACGTGCCCATGAACCCCGAGCCGGCCGGGGCGCACCACGGCGTGGACGGGCAGGCCTTCGCCGTGCCCAACCCCATCCGCAAGCAGCCCTCCATGGCCTTCCccgggctgcagctgggccacGCTCCGCAGCTGCTGGACAGCCAGGTGCCCTCGCCGCCCTCGCGGGGCTCCCCGTCCAACGAGGGGCTCTGCGCCGTCTGCGGGGACAACGCCGCCTGCCAGCACTACGGCGTGCGCACCTGCGAGGGCTGCAAGGGCTTCTTCAAG CGCACGGTGCAGAAGAACGCCAAGTACGTGTGCCTGGCCAACAAGAACTGCCCGGTGGACAAGCGCCGCCGGAACCGCTGCCAGTACTGCCGCTTCCAGAAGTGCCTCGCCGTCGGCATGGTCAAGGAGG TGGTTCGCACAGACAGCCTAAAAGGCCGGAGGGGTCGCTTGCCATCCAAACCGAAGAGCCCCCAGGAgccctctcccccctctcccccg TTCCAGGCTAACCCTGACTACCAGATGAGTGGAGACGACACTCAGCACATCCAGCAGTTCTACGATCTCTTGACCGGCTCCATGGAGATCATCCGAGGATGGGCAGAAAAAATCCCTGGCTTCACCGACCTTCCCAAAACAGACCAAGACCTGCTCTTTGAATCCGCCTTCCTGGAGCTGTTCGTGCTGCGGCTGGCTTACAG GTCAAACCCCGTGGAGGGCAAGCTTATCTTCTGCAACGGGGTGGTCCTGCACCGGTTGCAGTGCGTCCGGGGCTTTGGGGAATGGATTGATTCCATTGTTGAATTTTCCTCCAACTTGCAAAACATGAACATCGACATATCCGCGTTCTCTTGCATCGCTGCCCTGGCTATGGTGACAG AGAGGCATGGGCTTAAAGAACCCAAGAGGGTAGAAGAACTGCAAAACAAGATTGTAAATTGTCTCAAAGACCATGTGACTTTTAATAATGGGGGGTTGAATCGCCCCAATTATCTGTCCAAACTCTTGGGGAAGCTCCCTGAACTTCGCACGCTTTGCACGCAGGGGCTGCAGCGCATTTTCTACCTGAAACTGGAAGATTTGGTGCCACCACCAGCAATAATCGACAAACTTTTTCTGGACACTTTACCTTTTTAA